The DNA region TGCCGCTGGTCGCCAGCACGCTGATCTCGAAACCGCCCTTGTACTTGCTGGCCGCCAGCAGGGCCTTGGCCTTGGCGAGGTCGTAGGGAAAGCCCTTCTGGGCCGTGTCGAACAGCGGCGTAGTCGAGGACATGTACGAGGTCATGGGCTTGCCCGTGCCGTAGGTGACGACCTGGATCAGCGCTTCCTTGTTGGTGGCGTAGTTCAGCGCCTGGCGCACCCGCACGTCGCTCAGAGGGTTGTCGGCGCCGCTTTTTAAGGTGGGGCGGTTGTTCATCAGGATGGAGTTCACCTTCGTCGAGGGAAACAGCTCCATATCCAGGGCGGGGTTGCGCTTGAGCTCGGCCACGCGGCTCAGCGGAATGAACTCGGCCCCCTGCAACTCACCGGCCTGCAGTTTCAGGATGCGGGTGTTGTCGTCCGGGATGATCTCGAAACGCACGCTGTCGAGATACGGCAGCGCCTTGCCGTCGTCGCCCTTCTTCCAGTAGTAGGGGTTGCGCTTGAGGACCATGTACGAGCCGCGTTTCCACTCGCTGAGCACGAAGGCGCCCGAGCCGATAGGCTTCTCGGCGAAGGCCTTGGCCTTCTCGGCGTCGTTCTTGCCGGGCGCGGCCGTGAAGAGCTTCTGCGGCATGATGCCCGCATTGAAGGTCGCCAAGGCGGCCGGCAGGGTGGGGTCGGGCCGCTTGAGGCGCAGGGTGACGGTGCTGCCACTCACGGCAATGGTGTCGATGCTCGCCAGCGAGGAGCTCCAGGCCCCGGCGTCGGGCTTGCGGGCGCGGTCCAGCGACCACTTCACGTCGGCGCCGGTCAGGGCACTGCCGTCGGCGAACTTCAGGCCCGGACGCAGGGTCAGCGTCAGCGTCTTGCCGTCGCTCGAGGCCACGTAGCGGGAGGCGAGGCCAGGCTGCACGCCCTTGCCGTCGGCGGTGGGCTGAAGCAGGGTGTC from Deinococcus sp. Leaf326 includes:
- a CDS encoding ABC transporter substrate-binding protein — encoded protein: MNRLSQAALTLVAALSVSQAMAATRGGQLVYGRYADSLFLDPVLNDANLDIWILTNLYDTLLQPTADGKGVQPGLASRYVASSDGKTLTLTLRPGLKFADGSALTGADVKWSLDRARKPDAGAWSSSLASIDTIAVSGSTVTLRLKRPDPTLPAALATFNAGIMPQKLFTAAPGKNDAEKAKAFAEKPIGSGAFVLSEWKRGSYMVLKRNPYYWKKGDDGKALPYLDSVRFEIIPDDNTRILKLQAGELQGAEFIPLSRVAELKRNPALDMELFPSTKVNSILMNNRPTLKSGADNPLSDVRVRQALNYATNKEALIQVVTYGTGKPMTSYMSSTTPLFDTAQKGFPYDLAKAKALLAASKYKGGFEISVLATSGSADDLALLTALQQMWAAVGVRLKIEQVDAATKTARYRANDFQMRTAAWTNDINDPSQITSYYALFDNIESVHTGFKSAEIDKLFAQSQQELSRITRASQYRRIQSLYAAAAPIIYLYETPYPVALSKKVNGFVQIPLGNNIFSATWLTK